From Pseudonocardia autotrophica, one genomic window encodes:
- a CDS encoding 1,4-dihydroxy-2-naphthoate polyprenyltransferase — MASTAEWIEGARPRTLPTAIAPVLVGTGSALGAGVVAPGSALLALLVAIALVIGVNFANDYSDGIRGTDDERVGPQRLVGSRAARPATVKAAAFSCFGVAALAGIALTAVSGQWWLIAVGALCIVGAWFYTGGSRPYGYAGLGEVAVFVFFGPVAVLGTALTQAGAVDSATVGASVGAGLLTCAVLVANNLRDIPGDRIAGKSTLAVRLGGRSTRALYVALALVPFVIAVAAAFDRPGLLIVLVALPAAVRPVRAVLGGADGPDLIPVLRDTGLLLLAWALAVAVGLAVG, encoded by the coding sequence GTGGCCAGCACGGCAGAGTGGATAGAGGGTGCGCGTCCGCGCACCCTGCCCACGGCGATCGCCCCCGTCCTCGTCGGTACCGGCTCGGCGCTCGGGGCCGGTGTCGTCGCCCCCGGTTCCGCCCTGCTCGCGCTCCTGGTCGCGATCGCGCTGGTGATCGGGGTGAACTTCGCCAACGACTACTCCGACGGCATCCGCGGCACCGACGACGAGCGCGTCGGACCGCAGCGGCTGGTCGGTTCCCGGGCCGCCCGGCCCGCGACGGTGAAGGCGGCCGCGTTCAGCTGCTTCGGCGTCGCGGCGCTCGCCGGGATCGCGCTGACCGCGGTGTCCGGGCAGTGGTGGCTGATCGCCGTCGGTGCGCTGTGCATCGTCGGGGCGTGGTTCTACACCGGCGGGAGCCGCCCGTACGGCTACGCGGGCCTCGGCGAGGTCGCGGTGTTCGTGTTCTTCGGCCCGGTCGCTGTACTCGGCACCGCGCTCACCCAGGCCGGGGCGGTGGACTCGGCCACCGTCGGCGCGTCCGTCGGCGCCGGCCTGCTGACCTGTGCCGTGCTGGTGGCCAACAATCTGCGGGACATCCCCGGCGACCGGATCGCGGGGAAGTCGACGCTCGCGGTGCGGCTGGGTGGGCGCTCCACCCGGGCGCTCTACGTGGCGCTCGCCCTGGTGCCGTTCGTGATCGCCGTCGCGGCCGCGTTCGACCGGCCGGGGCTGCTGATCGTGCTGGTGGCCCTGCCCGCCGCTGTGCGCCCGGTACGCGCGGTCCTCGGTGGAGCCGATGGCCCGGACCTGATCCCGGTGCTCCGCGACACCGGCCTGTTGCTGCTCGCCTGGGCACTGGCGGTGGCGGTCGGCCTCGCCGTCGGCTGA
- a CDS encoding DUF4229 domain-containing protein, giving the protein MTSPTPPPQAAARARAGEPGLAATVALYTLARLGLLAVIALLLGLAGVPLIVALLVALIVALPLSMLLFRGLRSRLDRALAVANARRSAERESLRAQLRGDDRD; this is encoded by the coding sequence ATGACGTCCCCGACACCCCCGCCGCAGGCCGCGGCGAGGGCTCGCGCCGGCGAGCCCGGCCTGGCCGCCACGGTGGCGCTCTACACGCTCGCCCGGCTCGGTCTGCTCGCCGTCATCGCCCTGCTGCTCGGACTCGCGGGCGTGCCGCTGATCGTCGCGCTGCTGGTGGCGCTGATCGTCGCGCTGCCGCTGTCGATGCTGCTGTTCCGGGGGCTCCGGTCCCGGCTGGATCGTGCGCTCGCGGTCGCCAACGCCCGCCGTTCGGCGGAGCGGGAGTCGCTGCGGGCCCAGCTGCGCGGTGACGACCGGGACTGA